In the genome of Streptomyces sp. P3, the window GTACTGAGGGGCCGGGGTGAGCTCGATCTCCTGGTAGAAGGGCAGCTGCTGGCCGGTGCCGCCGATGCGGCCGTACTCCAGGTCTGCGGACTTGAAGCCGAAGCCGAGCTGTCCGAGGGCTTCCAGGATCGCCTCCTGGGCGGGCAGCGGGCCCACGGCGAGCTGGTCGAGGTCGCCCTTGTCCTTGGCTCCGGCGACCGACAGTTCGGTGCGCACGCCGAGGACGATGCCCAGGCCCTGTCCGTACAGCTCGGTGATGGGGGTCTCCCACGGCAGCATCACGCTGAACGGGATGCTGTGCTGCGCGCCCTCGGCGAGCCGGAAGCCGCCGCCGACGGTGAACCGTTCGAAGGCGACGACGCCCTCGCTCTCCCCCTCTTCGTGCTCGGCCTCGACCCGGGCCACCAGCTCCAGGGTGATGTGCTCGATGTCGAAGTCGGCGCTTCCGCCCTTGAGATGGACCTGGCCGCTGAGCGTGGAGCCGGGGTGGGCGGCGCCGGGGGTGAGGACCGTGTCCACCGTGGGGCCGCCCACGCCGAGCGAACCGAGCAGTCGTTTGAACACCATCGTGGCGTCCACTCCTTAACGTGCGTGTGTTCCGTGAGAGCGATGCCGCATGCCTTCGCGGGTGTTACGGCAGCGGCTGCGCGCGTGCCGGGCTGGCGTGCCGGGCTCTGTGTCCAGGCCGGTCGAGGCCATGCGTCTCATCCCGTCGCGCGAGCAGGTGAGAGGCGCGCGGCTCCCGGGAACAACCGGCAGGAGCCACCGCGTTCTCTCTACAAACACGTAGAAGCATAGGGTCGCCGCGGGCTGGTCCACAGCGCATCCTGGCGGCTGCGGCGGGAAAGTCCGAAAAGAGCCGCCGATCGAGACCGGCGGCGGCTGACCTCGATGCTTTGCCGATCTTTTACGATAATGGGCAGGGTGTGTCTCTGCCCTGCCGACGACTGAGGGCCCTGTGGCCCTCCCGAACAGAAGGAGCGACGGTCCCGCAATGGGCGAGCCTCCCAGTATCAGCCGCGTCGTACCCCGTCCGCAGTCCGCGCTGTGTGTGCGTGAGGGATCGGGGGTGGCGCGGTGACCGAGGTCCTGCT includes:
- a CDS encoding sporulation protein; its protein translation is MVFKRLLGSLGVGGPTVDTVLTPGAAHPGSTLSGQVHLKGGSADFDIEHITLELVARVEAEHEEGESEGVVAFERFTVGGGFRLAEGAQHSIPFSVMLPWETPITELYGQGLGIVLGVRTELSVAGAKDKGDLDQLAVGPLPAQEAILEALGQLGFGFKSADLEYGRIGGTGQQLPFYQEIELTPAPQYAHQVNEIELTFLAHPGGMEVVLEADKRGGLFSEGHDALTRFTVSHDGVEHQDWITLVDGWIRQLVEHRASYGSHSAYAHADPYSGSHGGHYGHGDDEHHHEGHRSGPGMGTAIAAGAAGLAVGVVGGMVAAEVVDEVGDFFEGDEEDEDED